In Cataglyphis hispanica isolate Lineage 1 chromosome 20, ULB_Chis1_1.0, whole genome shotgun sequence, a single genomic region encodes these proteins:
- the LOC126857187 gene encoding uncharacterized protein LOC126857187 translates to MPIDLYQLDGSAPCRAVRLAAAAIGVNLNLKITDLMTGDHMTPEFLKMNPQHTIPTLDDNGLYLWESRAIMTYLANQYGKDDSLYPKDPKKRALVDQRLYFDLGTLYSSFADAYYAWLFTGTAPDEAKQNKVNNALSFLDKFLEGENYVAGKTLTLADLTLVVTVANFKIVDHDLSKYGNILKWFARIQAEAPKYNEIEGEGIKAFKKFVDNIKNKKYALEAIVDRQACTTDYLCTFLSNEGILNKVRPNMPVQLYYLPPSPPCRSVMLTVEAIGLEVELIMLNVLAGEHLTPEYEQLNPQKTIPFLVDDDVKVSESRAIMCYLVDQYGENDTLYPRNPEARALVDQRLYFDLGTLYASVFDYYMPVLKKQTDTYDPAQYEKMTEAFRILDKFLEGHDYVTGDNLTIADLSLVSSVTTAEAFGFHLDDYENVSNWLEKVETFAPGYEKANGEPLEIFKKFIEDLRGEKEDEEKKKKKKKKKKKEKEKKRRRRRRRKRRRRRRRKEEGEGEEKEEGEEEEKKDVEEEKEEAEEENE, encoded by the exons ATGCCTATCGATCTTTACCAACTTGACGGAAGCGCGCCGTGTCGTGCCGTGCGTTTGGCAGCTGCAGCGATAGGAGTGAATCTAAACTTGAAAATCACAGATCTTATGACAGGTGATCATATGACCCCCGAATTTCTTAAG ATGAATCCACAACATACAATACCTACATTAGATGACAATGGTCTTTATTTGTGGGAAAG CCGTGCAATCATGACGTATCTGGCCAATCAGTACGGCAAAGATGATTCTCTCTATCCGAAAGATCCGAAGAAACGAGCTTTGGTCGATCAGAGGCTGTATTTTGATCTGGGAACTCTGTACTCGTCGTTTGCCGATGCTTAC TATGCGTGGCTGTTTACCGGCACTGCTCCGGATGAAGCGAAACAAAATAAGGTAAACAACGCGTTGTCCTTCCTGGATAAATTTCTAGAAGGTGAAAACTACGTGGCGGGGAAAACTTTAACTCTCGCCGATCTTACTTTAGTTGTTACAGTTGCTAACTTTAAG ATTGTGGATCATGATTTGAGTAAGTACGGTAACATTTTGAAGTGGTTTGCCAGGATTCAGGCCGAAGCTCCTAAATATAATGAGATCGAGGGCGAGGGCataaaagcatttaaaaaatttgtcgataatataaaaaacaagaaata CGCGTTGGAAGCGATAGTCGATCGGCAGGCATGTACGACGGATTACTTGTGTACATTTCTTAGCAACGAAG gaattttgaataaagtaAGGCCAAATATGCCTGTGCAACTGTATTATTTGCCTCCGAGTCCACCATGCCGATCCGTAATGCTCACAGTAGAAGCGATTGGGCTCGAAGTGGAACTGATAATGCTGAACGTACTGGCTGGTGAACATTTAACGCCGGAATATGAGCAG TTGAATCCACAAAAGACGATTCCCTTTCTAGTCGATGATGATGTCAAGGTATCAGAAAG TCGAGCTATTATGTGTTATCTCGTTGATCAGTACGGCGAGAATGATACATTATATCCGCGAAATCCAGAGGCACGTGCTCTAGTTGATCAACGATTATACTTTGATCTTGGCACGCTCTACGCGAGCGTGTTCGATTATTAC ATGCCCGTGTTGAAAAAGCAGACCGATACATACGACCCGGcgcaatatgaaaaaatgacGGAGGCCTTTCGAATCTTAGACAAGTTTCTCGAAGGACATGATTACGTGACTGGAGATAATTTGACGATCGCCGATCTTTCTTTGGTTTCATCTGTTACCACAGCAGAG gCTTTTGGATTCCACTTAGACGATTATGAAAATGTTTCTAATTGGTTGGAAAAAGTTGAAACATTTGCACCTGGATATGAGAAGGCTAACGGCGAGCCactcgaaatatttaaaaaatttatagaagatTTACGAGGTGAAaaagaagatgaagaaaagaagaagaagaagaagaagaaaaagaagaaggagaaggagaagaaaagaagaaggagaaggagaagaaaaagaagaaggagaaggagaagaaaagaagaaggagaaggagaagaaaaagaagaaggagaagaagaagaaaagaaagacgtggaagaagaaaaggaagaagcggaagaagaaaatgaataa
- the LOC126857153 gene encoding odorant receptor 67c-like translates to MILVKLGSFMFYRDMIMDLIHFAEKNFWNVTYNEVDTQILEGYDKLGMTMVYTFTLIVYIATFNYIFAPFFEHQGRNKTEKILPFKLWFDFPYHSPYYEITYTIQSLSTIHSGICTCCFDNFVSTFNIHAAAQLKILAHKVETVTEDCINNVIDQKYVPETDIGTLTFRNLQDCVQQHLTLIRYVYNMRRVFSVMLLGQLLLSSIFICFGGFQFLVADVAIRKCIFAFHFVGGLIQLLIYTWTCNDIIVQSTAISDAAYNSKWYLLPNNGPGKAVKQGLIMIMIRTRRPCILTAGNFAVVSLDTFTGVSVI, encoded by the exons ATGATATTGGTGAAGTTGGGTAGCTTTATGTTCTATCGCGATATGATAATGGATTTGATCCATTTCGCTGAGAAGAATTTTTGGAATGTCACTTACAACGAAGTCGATACCCAAATTCTGGAAGGGTACGACAAATTAGGGATGACTATGGTCTACACTTTTACATTGATCGTTTACATCGCGACATTCAATTATATCTTTGCACCTTTTTTCG agcATCAAGGGAGAAACAAAACGGAGAAGATTCTGCCGTTCAAATTGTGGTTCGATTTTCCATATCACTCGCCATATTACGAAATTACTTATACTATACAG TCACTTTCGACGATACATTCGGGTATATGCACTTGCTGCTTTGACAATTTCGTGAGCACATTTAATATCCATGCGGCGGCGCAACTGAAAATTTTGGCCCATAAAGTGGAAACGGTTACCGAGGATTGCATCAATAACGTAATCGATCAGAAATATGTGCCTGAAACGGATATTGGGACGTTAACATTTAGAAATTTGCAAGATTGCGTACAGCAGCATCTCACGCTTATACGTTACGTGTACAACATGCGACGTGTGTTCTCCGTTATGTTGCTCGGACAATTGCTGCTTTCCAGTATATTCATCTGCTTCGGTGGATTCCAATTTCTC GTGGCGGATGTAGCTATCAGGAAGTGTATTTTTGCCTTCCACTTTGTCGGCGGTCTTATCCAGTTACTTATTTATACATGGACGTGTAATGATATAATCGTGCAAAGCACAGCCATCTCCGATGCCGCTTATAATTCCAAGTGGTATCTTTTACCCAACAATGGCCCAGGAAAGGCAGTAAAGCAAGGATTAATTATGATCATGATCAGAACACGTCGACCATGTATATTAACTGCTGGGAATTTCGCGGTTGTATCTTTGGATACTTTTACCGGAGTAAGTGTAATTTGA